In a genomic window of Nostoc sp. UHCC 0870:
- a CDS encoding DNA phosphorothioation-associated protein 4 translates to MAETGRIRVAKDKADLVKALTSSDSSTGTFQTFADVIVFAAALGAKHKKRVPLGEISKREPSPIRLEYFASVGNDVVIKLLGMTETQDINVLSLYEEEYETQRNSIFEEYANGGLEILQNELRGAVDYSERILLFLSYERNQKDEKEEEFDLSKFLS, encoded by the coding sequence ATGGCGGAAACAGGTAGAATCAGGGTTGCTAAAGATAAAGCCGATTTAGTTAAAGCGTTAACATCTTCAGATTCTAGTACAGGAACTTTTCAAACTTTTGCTGATGTAATTGTCTTTGCTGCTGCGTTGGGTGCAAAGCATAAAAAGCGCGTTCCTCTAGGGGAAATTTCTAAACGAGAACCATCACCAATCAGGTTAGAATATTTTGCTTCAGTAGGAAATGATGTGGTAATTAAATTACTGGGAATGACTGAAACTCAGGACATTAATGTTTTATCTCTTTATGAAGAAGAATATGAAACTCAACGCAACAGTATTTTTGAAGAATATGCAAATGGTGGGCTAGAGATACTTCAAAATGAGTTGCGTGGAGCAGTAGATTATTCAGAGCGAATTTTATTATTTCTTAGTTATGAACGCAATCAGAAAGATGAGAAAGAAGAGGAATTTGATCTAAGTAAATTCCTCTCCTAA
- a CDS encoding DGQHR domain-containing protein, which translates to MKDSASDPTSDIAREYLERENKEKQVLSLLLGSFLDKKDHILVQKTQMGGTEAYVGSVTLEWFGGRVHFASGLPLLQKKYNPETDNIEIDADSIDEIQQRPLDWSRQAPLVQYLAARKNHKFPPVLVVISQPWVDDPKASEWDSEGRAKKSTTDFTPLDKDGKVGLLSVSEENVTIYALDGQHRLMGVQGLIELIKTGKLQRYKKDKAADDSFITVSDLTEQYQVDPTYLQSLPKEKIGIEFICAVNAGETRTEARRRVRSVFVHVNLMAAPLTKGQLAQLNEDDGFAIVARKIAVTHPLLEQKPNRNPRVNWNSATVAANATVLTTLQALQDMSERYLGQKFPHWKPFEKGLIPMRPEDEEIEQGIEEFRKLFDNLASLPSLKILEHEDTPVLRRFSFEKGGGEANILFRPVAQVAIAQALGLLVFKKRFSLASIFKKLRKFDQQGGFSGMEYPQSLWYGILYDPNKKRVQVAGKDLAAKLLIYILGGLQDPMEIAELRKAFASARTVEDKTIGFDGEFVEPKEVGLPPILN; encoded by the coding sequence ACCATATTTTAGTTCAAAAGACGCAAATGGGCGGAACTGAGGCTTATGTGGGTTCTGTAACTCTAGAATGGTTTGGGGGTCGGGTTCACTTCGCCTCTGGTTTACCCCTACTGCAAAAAAAGTACAATCCAGAGACAGATAATATTGAAATTGACGCAGATAGTATCGATGAGATTCAACAACGTCCTCTGGACTGGTCGCGTCAAGCACCGTTAGTTCAGTATTTGGCGGCTAGAAAAAATCATAAGTTTCCGCCGGTGCTGGTGGTAATTAGTCAGCCTTGGGTGGATGACCCCAAAGCTTCTGAGTGGGACAGTGAAGGACGTGCGAAAAAATCTACAACTGATTTTACCCCTCTAGATAAAGATGGTAAAGTCGGTTTACTGAGTGTTTCTGAAGAGAACGTCACCATTTATGCACTAGATGGTCAACATCGACTAATGGGGGTGCAAGGGTTAATAGAGTTAATCAAAACCGGCAAACTCCAGCGATATAAAAAAGATAAAGCGGCTGATGATAGTTTTATCACCGTGTCAGATTTAACAGAGCAATATCAAGTAGACCCTACTTATTTACAAAGCTTACCCAAGGAAAAAATCGGGATTGAATTTATTTGTGCGGTGAATGCTGGGGAAACTCGCACTGAAGCAAGACGGAGGGTGCGTTCGGTTTTTGTTCATGTTAACTTGATGGCTGCACCGTTAACTAAAGGTCAGTTAGCACAGCTAAATGAAGATGATGGTTTTGCAATTGTGGCGCGAAAAATTGCTGTTACTCATCCGCTTTTAGAACAGAAACCAAATCGTAACCCTCGCGTTAATTGGAACAGTGCAACAGTAGCAGCGAATGCTACGGTGTTAACGACGCTGCAAGCATTACAAGATATGTCAGAAAGATACTTGGGTCAAAAGTTCCCCCACTGGAAACCTTTTGAGAAGGGTTTAATTCCCATGCGCCCAGAAGACGAGGAAATTGAACAGGGAATTGAGGAATTCAGAAAACTTTTTGATAATTTGGCAAGCCTACCTAGTTTAAAAATTTTAGAACATGAAGATACGCCTGTTTTAAGAAGGTTTAGTTTTGAAAAGGGTGGTGGTGAAGCGAATATACTTTTCCGTCCTGTAGCGCAAGTTGCTATAGCGCAAGCTTTAGGATTATTAGTATTTAAAAAGCGTTTTTCCTTAGCTAGTATTTTTAAGAAGTTGCGGAAGTTTGACCAGCAAGGTGGCTTTTCTGGTATGGAGTATCCCCAGTCACTCTGGTATGGGATTTTATATGACCCAAATAAAAAACGGGTACAGGTGGCTGGAAAAGATTTAGCTGCTAAGTTATTGATTTATATTCTGGGTGGACTTCAAGACCCAATGGAAATTGCGGAACTTCGCAAGGCTTTTGCTAGTGCGAGAACTGTAGAAGATAAAACGATAGGGTTTGATGGTGAGTTTGTCGAACCCAAAGAAGTAGGACTTCCACCTATTCTTAATTAA